In one Arachis duranensis cultivar V14167 chromosome 9, aradu.V14167.gnm2.J7QH, whole genome shotgun sequence genomic region, the following are encoded:
- the LOC107466147 gene encoding uncharacterized protein LOC107466147 — protein MGKKRANAFPSNTENNPRDMGKAIKWEECKAITLKSGKNMEKEGTTQEEHNKEGSKEEVEKPKQGQETSTQSDNSIKNEAVKAYRPKIPYPQRFKGENKEKQYSIFLEIFKTLHINIPFIEALEQMPLYAKFMKELLTKKRSLKEIQTVVMTRESSAIIQRYFPRKKKDPGSFHISYTIGNMTNERLFCDLGASINLMPLSLMKKLRIHELKPT, from the coding sequence ATGGGTAAGAAGCGAGCAAATGCCTTCCCAAGCAACACTGAAAACAACCCAAGGGACATGGGAAAAGCCATAAAATGGGAAGAGTGTAAAGCAATCACATTGAAAAGTGGGAAGAATATGGAGAAAGAAGGCACCACTCAGGAAGAGCACAATAAAGAAGGATCAAAAGAAGAAGTGGAGAAGCCAAAGCAGGGGCAAGAAACTTCTACACAAAGTGACAATTCAATTAAGAATGAGGCAGTGAAAGCATACCGACCAAAGATACCATATCCTCAAAGGTTCAAGGGAGAAAACAAAGAGAAGCAATACTCCATATTCCTGGAGATATTCAAGACACTCCACATCAACATCCCTTTCATAGAAGCACTTGAACAAATGCCAttatatgctaagttcatgaaggaaTTATTGACAAAGAAACGATCCTTGAAAGAAATACAAACTGTTGTTATGACAAGAGAGAGTAGTGCTATTATCCAAAGGTATTTtccaaggaagaagaaggatccaggaagctttcATATCTCCTACACCATAGGCAACATGACAAATGAGAGATTATTTTGTGACCTTggtgcaagcataaatcttatgccccTATCTTTGATGAAGAAGCTCCGAATCCATGAATTGAAACCCACATAA